CGACATGGTGCTCAGCACCTGCTTCGAAGGCCTGCGCGCGCGCTGATGCCGACGGTGCTCAGCGCACCAGCAGCACGGGGGATTTGCACTGGGCCAGCACCTTGGTGGCCACCGAACCCAGCACCAGGTTGCCCAGCGCGCCGTGGCCGTGCGAGCCCATGATCACCAGGTCGAACTTGCCGGCGTCGGCGGCCTTGGCGATGAGTTCGCCCGCGGGGCCCACCTTGTGCACCACCTTGGCCGCGATGCCGTGGCGCTGCAGGAATTTGGCCACCGGCCCCGTGATCTTGGCCGCTTCGTCCTCGTGGAACTTGTTGGCCACCGTGGCGCCCACGGCCGCGCGGGCCCGCGGGGGCAGCGGGGCCTGCACGCTGATTGCGGTGAAGTCGTTGTCGCTGCCGAACAGCTCGTCGTGGGCCGCGAGGTAGGCCAACATTTTCTTGGTGTAGGCGCTGCCGTCGACAGCAAGCAGGATCTTCATCGGGTGCTCCTTGGTGTTGTGGGAAGAGGAAATGCAGGAGCGCGCAGTGTAGGGCCCGGCCTGCGCCTTGCGCCTTGAGCCGGATCAAGCCGGACCGATGTCCACCGTTCCCACGGGATCGAATCCGAGCTGCTCGTGCTTGTCGCGGTAGCCGAGCGGGTTGGCCTTGATGCGGCAGCGGCCCACGCGCACGTCGGTCGGGCAGTGCAGGTGGCCATGCAGCCAGAGGTCCGCGAGCGGCAGCAGATCGTCGAGTGCGTTGCAAAAGCCCGCGGTGCCCGGCGTGAGGCCGTAACGCGGGTCGGCGCTGTGCAGCGTGGGCGCGAAATGGGTGACCACCACCGTGGGCCCGTCGAAGGGCTGGACCAGCGCGTCGCGC
This is a stretch of genomic DNA from Hydrogenophaga crocea. It encodes these proteins:
- a CDS encoding universal stress protein, with protein sequence MKILLAVDGSAYTKKMLAYLAAHDELFGSDNDFTAISVQAPLPPRARAAVGATVANKFHEDEAAKITGPVAKFLQRHGIAAKVVHKVGPAGELIAKAADAGKFDLVIMGSHGHGALGNLVLGSVATKVLAQCKSPVLLVR